Genomic window (Vampirovibrionales bacterium):
ATTCTGGTTTGGCCACACGGATTGATCCGGCAGCGCAACAGAGGACACAACAGGTTCTATCCTTGGGAGACCAGTGTTTCATCAACATTTTCAACGTCGATAAAATCAACAAGGCAGAAAACAAGCCGGGTGCCGCCAAAAGTAACACGCCTCGTATCAAGCGCCTGCAAGAGTATATCGGCGAAAGTTATTTTGATTACTTGGCCGGTCTACCGGATCTAGTGCTGTTGATGGACGAAGCTCACCGCTATCGTGGCTCTGCCGGAGCTAAGGCAATCAGTGAGCTAAAGGCTATTCTTGGCCTGGAACTGACTGCCACGCCCAAGACCACCGGCGCAAAGCCAGAACCATTCAAAAACGTGATATACAGCTATACATTGTCAGAAGCTCTTAATGATAGAGACCCTTGTGTGAAGGAACCCGCCGTTGCCACACGGGAGAATTTCAAACCTGCCGATTACAACCAGGAAGAATTGGAGCAAATCAAGCTAGAAGATGGTATCCACCACCACGAGCACGTTAAAATCGAATTGGACATTTATGCTCGTCAGAATGATAAACCACTGGTTCATCCTTTCATGCTGGTTGTGGCACAAGATACGACTCATGCCAGCGCACTGAAAGCCATGATCGAATCCAATGCCTTCTTCGAGGGGCGATATAAGGGCAAGGTCATTGAAGTCCATTCCAACCTACGGGGTGAAGAATCGGACGAAAATATGGAGCGTTTAGTAAAAGTTGAGCACGATCCCAATACGGAGATCGTTATCCACGTCAACAAGCTGAAAGAAGGTTGGGACGTAACGAATCTCTATACTATCGTTCCATTACGGACATCGGCGTCGGAAATTCTGACGGAGCAAACAATTGGTCGCGGTCTACGTTTGCCTTACGGGAAGCGTACCGGCGTTGAAGCTGTAGATCGCCTGACCGTCATTGCTCATGAACGCTTCCAGGAAGTGATTGACCGAGCCAAAGATGCGGATTCCATCATCCGTAAGGCCATTATTATCGGTGAAAATGGCGACGTTCCTTTGGGAAAACCAAAGTTGCTGGAAGTCCCCTCTTTGCTTGAAACAATGCTAACGGGCGATGAGGCCACTCCTGGGCAAGAGGCAATTGAGGTTGATGGGAAGAAGTCTCCTTCAAAATCTATTTTCGATACACCCGAAAAGCGTAAGACGGCTTCTGTCACACTAGAAGTTATTCGGCGATATGAAAAGCTAAAGGGTATTGAAGAGTTGAAAAAGCCTGAGATTCAGGCGCAGATCGCCAAGGAGGTCGAGGAGGCTCTAGCTCCAGCACAGCAAACCATCGAAGGCGTTATTGAAAAACCGGACATTCTAAGTGTGGTAGAGGCCGTAACTCAGACCGTGGTGGAACAAACCATAGAGATTCCTGAAATCGTTCTTCTTCCTACAGAGCAAGTCACCTTTGGTTTTCACGAGTTTGACTTGAAAAACCTGGATACAATCCGGCCTCAACCGGTGAGCGATAACATCGTGATGCACAATCTAGTATCAGATACCCGCTCAACCCTTCGACGGGGTGGCCCGGCTGTACGGGAAGACCGCTTGGAAGACTATTTGGTTTCCCATCTGGTCGAGCATGATGAGATTGACTATGATGACAACGCAGACTTGCTCTATAAGCTGACGGGGGAAATGGTTGGGCATATCCGGGCATATTTACCCAAGGCAGCAGACGTTGAAAATGTGGTGTTAAACCATCAACGTCAGTTGGCAGACTTTATCTATGCCCAGATGCTGGAAAATCTGTGGGAAAGCCCGACGGATTATGAGGTAAAAGTTAGCCGGGGATTTACTCTGTTGAGACCGAATGCCTTCAACCTACAGGATGGGGAGGAGCCGAGGTCATTCCGGGAACCTGTCCGTAACAAATCTGATATTCGCCGGATGGTATTCACTGGGTTTCAGCGTTGTTGTTATCCTCTTCAGAAATTTGATTCCGACTCCGAGCGGCAGTTTGCTGTCATTCTCGATGACGATACGACAGTTATGCGTTGGATGAAACCGGCTTCTGGTCAGTTCCGTATTGAGTGGAAAAACGGCCAGCCCTATTGGCCTGACTTTGTGGTGGAAACGGACACGGAAAAGCTAATCTGTGAAGTAAAAGCCAGAAACGAGCTTAAGGATCAGGATGTTCAGTTAAAGGCTGAAGCAGCTATCAGATGGTGTGAGCACGCCAGCGAGGCTGGTCGAGAGGCTGGCAAGAAGCCTTGGCGTTACTTACTCCTGCCAGACGATGATCTTGCTTCTAATAGAACGCTTCAAGGGTTAGCATCGGCTTATTCACAGTTATCGAGGAATGAAAATGTTGTCAAAGCAAATTGAGCGTTTTTGGCTCAGTTTCATTCAGTGACTGAGAATAACAGCATGAAAGGATATATACTAGATGATAAGTCTTAATGCGGAGGTACTACTATGGCTACCGCAGATCAGTTAAAAGCACTGATTAAATCCCATTTTGAGCAGGATGCTGAACGGTTTGTCACCCTTGCGTTTCAGGTTGCTGCCCATGAAGCACGTCAAGGGCATTCGGCACTTGCACGGGATATTAAATCTATCATTGACAAGTCTAAGGAAAGCTCTCTCCGAGTTATTCCTTTCAAAAAAGATGTTACCGAATTAGTTACTCCTGAAAGTACTAATAACAGGTTAGCCGATTTAATTATTGAAAAGCCGGTTAAGCAAAAAATAGAAAGAATCTTAAAGGAATACAGAGAGCAGGAAAAACTAAAAAAACATGGCTTGGATCATAGAAGAAAAATTCTAATCGCGGGGCCTCCTGGTACTGGAAAAACGATGACTGCTTCGATTATTGCGTCTGAGCTTCATCTGCCATTTTATACAATCCAGATGGACAAGCTCGTTACAAAATTTATGGGTGAAACCAGTAGCAAACTCAGGCAGATATTTGACACAATTAAAGAGCATAAAGGTGTTTATTTGTTTGATGAGTTTGATGCTATTGGGGCAGAACGCACGAATGATAACGAAGTGGGTGAAATGAGAAGAGTCTTAAATTCCTTCTTGCAATTCATCGAACAGGATAAATCGGACAGTTTTGTTATTTCTGCTACCAATAACCCTGCTTCATTAGATCAAGCTCTTTTCAGGCGATTTGATGATGTCCTTCATTACAAACTGCCCTCCCAAGAAGAAGCGGGACGTTTAATTGAAAATCAATTAGGCTCATTCAAAGGTAATTTCAACATTTCCGTATTGACTCAGGAAGTAAACGGACTTAGCCATTCTGAAATTACTCTGGCTTGTCAGGATGCCATCAAGGAAACCATTTTGAGCGACAAAACGAAAGTCACAAAGCCTCTTTTACTTGCTTGCTTAAGAGATCGGCTTTCTGCCTATGGGAAAAAATCGAAGGAATAGGTAATGGCCACTACTCAATTTCCGCATCTCTTCGTTCACGGGGGGATAGAAAACTTCAATTACAGGGCACCTCAAGCCCGTGGAAGCTCTAACATTCCTAGCAGACCCAACAGAGAAGAGCATGGGACACGTCTGCAAAGACAGCTTGAAGATGCCTGGACAAGAGCAAGAGAAAACAGCGAAACCAGAACAGCGGCATCATTGCCGACAAAAGATGGGGTGTATATAGAGTTCGTTGGTCAGTCTGGCTATGACCTTGTGACAAAAAGTTTAGAAGCAAGAAACTCTGGAATCAGGCTGTTAAACGTTAAAAAAGTCAAACCTCCAAATTCAGAAGAAATTTTCTCAGCAACGGTTTATATTCCTGCGGGTAAAGAATCACATTTTTTGAATAAAATTCAGGCATATTTGACCGGCCCACTTTCAGAGACAACAAACCAGCCAAAAAATGCAAACTTGGTTAATAGTATTGAAGATATCAGGTTGGCTCTGGTTGAGGCTTTTTGGCAGGATCTCCCCGATCTTATGCCACAAAGAGAGCCGGTATGGTGTGAGGTATGGTTGCGAACAAACGCCGAACCTTTGGACGAATTCCGGGAACTTTGCGGCCAACTTGGTATTGAATACCGTGATGGAGAGCTTCGTTTTCCAGAAAGAGCCGTTGTCCTTATAAAGGCCCACTATCAAAACCTTGTTGAGCTAATTGCAGCAAGCTCTAACATCGCTGAATTTCGTCTGGCAAAAGAAACCGCCCGCTTCTGGATGGAGCTTTCCAATACGGATCAAACGCGATGGACAACGGATTTGCTCTCACGCTTAAATGTAGAGGCCAATCCCTCTGTGTCCGTTTGTCTTATCGATACCGGCGTTAATAACGGCCATCCTCTTTTGGAACCGGTTATCAGCGATGAAGATTGCTACACCGTTAATGCGAGTTGGGGGACATCCGACTCTAGCCAAGACGGTCATGGAACCTTGATGGCTGGTTTGGCAATATACGGAAATCTTCAAAGTGCTTTGGAAAGCAGGGAAACGGTTTCTATCCGTCATAAAGTCGAATCTTCCAAATTATTACCAAGGCCCGGAAATGATAACGATAAACAGCTTTATGGCCTTTTGACCCAACAGGCTATTAGCTTGCCGGAGATTAACACCCCTGATATTTCAAGAATTGCCTGTCTTGCCGTTACATCTGAGGATGATCGTGACAAAGGACGGCCTTCGTCATGGTCTGCTGCGATTGACGAGGTTTCATCTGGGGCAGAGGATGACTATCGCCGCTTATTTGTACTTTCTTCAGGCAACATACAATCTGATGTTGATTGGAGAAATTATCCCAATAGCAACGAGACGAATGCAGTTCATGATCCAGGACAGTCCTGGAACGCCTTAACTGTTGGAGCTTATACGGAAAAAACGGTAATCAATTCTGCTGAAAGAAATCAATATACTTCCATTGCGCGACAAGGGGATTTGTCACCATTTAGCACAACGTCGTTATCGTGGGAAACATCCAAGTGGCCCGTCAAGCCGGAAATCATTATGGAGGGTGGAAACTTAGCCCAAGACGCTACAGGCTTTTGTACGGTTATGGATGATTTGTCTCTTCTTTCAACTTCGCATCAGCATACAGAGAGGCAGTTTGATATTATTTACGCCACAAGTGCGGCAGCCGCTCAGGCATCATGGTTGGCTGCACAGATTCAAACGGAATATCCTGGTGCTTGGCCTGAGACTGTTCGAGCATTGTTAGTCCATTCAGCTAACTGGCCCCAGCCATTATTTGACCGGTATGTCATAAATAATACCAAGACTGAGTACGCTAACCTTATTAGAATTGCCGGGTACGGGGTTCCAGACATGCGAAAAGCACTGTCTTGCTCAACGAATTTTCTTACGTTGATTGCACAACAAACAATCCAGCCGTTTGATCGGCATGAAACTGAATCCAGCCGTTATAGAACCAAAGATATGCACCTTTATGAGCTGCCTTGGCCGAAAGATGCTTTAAGAAGTATTCCTGGTGAAACGCCAGTACAACTTAGGATTACGCTGTCATACTTTATTGAGCCTGGGCCAGGGGAAATAGGCTGGAAGGATAAATATCGATATCCTTCTTTTGGTTTGCGATTTGACTTAAAAACGCCTGAAGAGAATAAAGATGAGTTTGTCCGCCGATTAAATGTGGCTGCAAGAGAAGAGGGGGAAACGCCGGAAACCACCAGTGGAAGCCAACGTTGGCTGATCGGAAGTAGAGCCAGGGACAAAGGTTCTATTCATTCGGATATCTGGCGAGGAACTGCGGCTCAAATTAGTGAATGCAACTTGGTTGGAATCTATCCCGTTATTGGGTGGTGGAGAGAACGAGCTTATCTTGAAAAATGGAATAAAACGGCACGGTATTCTTTGATTATTTCACTCGAAACACCCCAGCAGGAAGTCGATATTTATACGCCGGTTGCGGTGAGTATAGGTATTCCTGTTCAAATTACAACATAGTTGCAGGAAGCTCTATTAGTTTCCTTTGTATCGGTCATCAGTCCCAAGGGCATTGAGTTCATAGGTCAAGAGAAACAGGATGTCGCACCCAGCGTGAGCTAGGTGGCTCAGGCCGGATTCCGGGTCTTTATCTTCGCCTTGCATCCAAGCAAACAGATGGCGGAGGATAGCTCCTAACAGCCGAGACCAAGCCATGCCTTTGCGCCAGTTGTGGCGTCCGTATTTCTCTGCCCCGAAGGCTAGGACTTTGGCGATCTCAGTCAAGGCTTCAGGAGGCAACAATTCCAGGGGAACCTTGCCAGTGTCATACTTGAGTCCTTCGCTCATGGGTATTGCGTTCCACCCTCTTCAATGTCGAGAAATCGAAGGTCTTTATAGGCATGAACTTCCTTGTGGCAGTTGCTGCACAGGAGGTGGCAGCGTTTGGCCTCGGCCAATATCTTGTCCCAGGTCATATCCGTCAAAACAGCGGCATTGAGAGGTAATTGCTTGTCTTCGGCGCTTCGGTGATGAAATACCATCACTTGGGGATGGAAGGCCCGTTGGCACCGTTCACAGATGCCACCTTTTTCAGCAATCAGCTTGGCGCGTAACAGGTGCCGTTTGAAATTCCGGTCTTCAGTGTGTTTGCGCCCAGGTTTTCCCGATCCGGTATTCCCCGGTGATGGGGCACCGGAGGTTGAAGTGTTCTCCGGCACGCTCGAAGCACCGGACGGCGATTTTTCCGATTTCATCCGCAAATTCCTCTTTGATTTGTAACTGAATCTCGTCGTGAATATGCGCTACCTGCGCCCAGTCCCGGCCCCAGACATAGCCCCGGCTGGTCAACTCCTCGTGCAGGAAAACCGTGCCTTGCTTGACGATCAGAGCGCCCGCCGATTGCAGCAGGGTATTGAGCGCCGCATGCTGGGAGCGCACATGCAGCAGGCGACCATCCAGGCCCTTGAGGGTGCCCTTGGTCTGAACCTTTTCGGTAATCTCTTCTTTCAGGCGGCGAAGTGCCGGTGTCTTTCTCAGAAACTTGGTCTTGAGGCGTTTGCCAATATCAGCCCCCTTGCTCATAATTGCCCCGATGCGGGCATCTCCAGCCCCATACAGAAAGGCGTAGATGAACCGCTTGGCGACAATGTTGCGAATCCAGTTGTGATGAGGCAAGTTTTTGTTAAAGACCGTACTGGCAGCCACCAGCCCCAGGCTTTTGGCATTGCGCCAGTGAATATCGCCTTCCGCTACTTCCTTGGCAAAGCCCCCCTTGTCGTACCGGGCCAGATAATGCCCCAAGCAACGAAGCTCCAGGCCACTGGCATCCACGCCGACTAACTTGAATCCAGGAGGCACAGTGAACAGGCTCCGGCATTCCTCACCGTAGGGAATTCCCTTGGCAGGGACTTGGGCCATGTTCGGGTTCTTGTGGGTACAACGGCCTGTCACGGCCCCGTTGGTGATAACCTCGCCATGAATCCAACCGCTTTGCTGTTTCTTGAGCCAGGCTTGGGGGCCTTCGGCCAGTTGTGCGATCCGGTTCTGGATCATCAGATACTCGGAGAGCAACTTGGCTTCGGGCCAGTCAAGACTATCCAGAATGGCTTCATCAATCTTGGGCTTGCCGTCCTCGGTGTATTCACGGGGCACCCAGTCCCGTTGGACTTGCAGACGGAAGGCAATCTGATCCCGGCTGTTGGGATTGAAGGCCGTCCGCTTGATTTTGTTGGTCAGGACACCTTTTTGATACCCGAATTTGGAGTTGTTGGTCTTTGGAACGAATGGAATATGCTCTTCCCAAGGTGGGAAGCATTGTTGTAGTTCTTCGACCAACTCGTCCCGTTTTTGACGAAGCTTGGCATACAGTTTTTCCGCCGCCTGGATATCGAAACAAAAGCCATGCTGTTCCTGTTTGAAGAGAATATGAGCAAAGTCATGCTCCAGTTTAATGGCCTGTTCGCTGTACCGCTTTGATTCCAGCTTCTGCCAGAGCCGGTAGGTCACCCGAACGTCTTGTTCGCAATACCGTTGCATCTCCTCAGACCATTGCTCCCACGGCCCCCGAAAACTGTCTTTTTGGGTATCCAGACGATGCCCCCAAGCTTCCAAGGCATGCTTGCCAATCATCTTGGTGGGAAAATCCGGGCGCTTGTGGCGATAGGAAAAATCCCGATCCTTGAGGTTGGCGTAGATCAGGCGGCTCATTACCAGGGTGTCCCGGATGGTGCCCTTGGGTTGGAAAGCGGGATAGAGCTTCTGAATCACCGGCAGGTCAAACTTGATGATGTTGTGACCAACGATGAGATCCGCTTCCTGCAATAGAGAAAGGCCCGCTTCGATTTGAAACGGGCCGAAACTGTGAATGGCTTGCGTGTCTATGTCCAGCAGGACGAGACAGTGGATGGTGGTATAGGTTTCCAGGAAGCCATCCGTCTCCACATCAAAGATGTAGCGCATGTCAGGCTAGTAGCGTCTTTTTCTTTTTTGAACGTTTCCCCAACCCTTGCGCCCGGCAGTCCGGGCAATAACGTGAGCGGGGCGGTTCTTTGGCATTGTGGCGGTCTATGTCAAGGAATGCCCGGTTACAGGCTTTGTTCTTGCAGAAATGGATGACATAGGGGCGGTTTTCAGGTGTCTTAGCGTTATAAGGATGACGCATGGCAAGACTCCTGTTGGTTTTCAGGGTAGGACTT
Coding sequences:
- a CDS encoding DNA polymerase is translated as MRYIFDVETDGFLETYTTIHCLVLLDIDTQAIHSFGPFQIEAGLSLLQEADLIVGHNIIKFDLPVIQKLYPAFQPKGTIRDTLVMSRLIYANLKDRDFSYRHKRPDFPTKMIGKHALEAWGHRLDTQKDSFRGPWEQWSEEMQRYCEQDVRVTYRLWQKLESKRYSEQAIKLEHDFAHILFKQEQHGFCFDIQAAEKLYAKLRQKRDELVEELQQCFPPWEEHIPFVPKTNNSKFGYQKGVLTNKIKRTAFNPNSRDQIAFRLQVQRDWVPREYTEDGKPKIDEAILDSLDWPEAKLLSEYLMIQNRIAQLAEGPQAWLKKQQSGWIHGEVITNGAVTGRCTHKNPNMAQVPAKGIPYGEECRSLFTVPPGFKLVGVDASGLELRCLGHYLARYDKGGFAKEVAEGDIHWRNAKSLGLVAASTVFNKNLPHHNWIRNIVAKRFIYAFLYGAGDARIGAIMSKGADIGKRLKTKFLRKTPALRRLKEEITEKVQTKGTLKGLDGRLLHVRSQHAALNTLLQSAGALIVKQGTVFLHEELTSRGYVWGRDWAQVAHIHDEIQLQIKEEFADEIGKIAVRCFERAGEHFNLRCPITGEYRIGKTWAQTH
- a CDS encoding DEAD/DEAH box helicase family protein → MNREVNTISARLSLRSPQRQSLEILADVLEQVNLSETETAQALEIIQTAYPSVTDFERDFPSLCFALATGVGKTRLMGAFISYLYLTNRSRHFFVLAPNKTIYEKLIGDFSPESPKYVFRGITEFAITRPIIITGDNYDSGLATRIDPAAQQRTQQVLSLGDQCFINIFNVDKINKAENKPGAAKSNTPRIKRLQEYIGESYFDYLAGLPDLVLLMDEAHRYRGSAGAKAISELKAILGLELTATPKTTGAKPEPFKNVIYSYTLSEALNDRDPCVKEPAVATRENFKPADYNQEELEQIKLEDGIHHHEHVKIELDIYARQNDKPLVHPFMLVVAQDTTHASALKAMIESNAFFEGRYKGKVIEVHSNLRGEESDENMERLVKVEHDPNTEIVIHVNKLKEGWDVTNLYTIVPLRTSASEILTEQTIGRGLRLPYGKRTGVEAVDRLTVIAHERFQEVIDRAKDADSIIRKAIIIGENGDVPLGKPKLLEVPSLLETMLTGDEATPGQEAIEVDGKKSPSKSIFDTPEKRKTASVTLEVIRRYEKLKGIEELKKPEIQAQIAKEVEEALAPAQQTIEGVIEKPDILSVVEAVTQTVVEQTIEIPEIVLLPTEQVTFGFHEFDLKNLDTIRPQPVSDNIVMHNLVSDTRSTLRRGGPAVREDRLEDYLVSHLVEHDEIDYDDNADLLYKLTGEMVGHIRAYLPKAADVENVVLNHQRQLADFIYAQMLENLWESPTDYEVKVSRGFTLLRPNAFNLQDGEEPRSFREPVRNKSDIRRMVFTGFQRCCYPLQKFDSDSERQFAVILDDDTTVMRWMKPASGQFRIEWKNGQPYWPDFVVETDTEKLICEVKARNELKDQDVQLKAEAAIRWCEHASEAGREAGKKPWRYLLLPDDDLASNRTLQGLASAYSQLSRNENVVKAN
- a CDS encoding S8 family peptidase, coding for MATTQFPHLFVHGGIENFNYRAPQARGSSNIPSRPNREEHGTRLQRQLEDAWTRARENSETRTAASLPTKDGVYIEFVGQSGYDLVTKSLEARNSGIRLLNVKKVKPPNSEEIFSATVYIPAGKESHFLNKIQAYLTGPLSETTNQPKNANLVNSIEDIRLALVEAFWQDLPDLMPQREPVWCEVWLRTNAEPLDEFRELCGQLGIEYRDGELRFPERAVVLIKAHYQNLVELIAASSNIAEFRLAKETARFWMELSNTDQTRWTTDLLSRLNVEANPSVSVCLIDTGVNNGHPLLEPVISDEDCYTVNASWGTSDSSQDGHGTLMAGLAIYGNLQSALESRETVSIRHKVESSKLLPRPGNDNDKQLYGLLTQQAISLPEINTPDISRIACLAVTSEDDRDKGRPSSWSAAIDEVSSGAEDDYRRLFVLSSGNIQSDVDWRNYPNSNETNAVHDPGQSWNALTVGAYTEKTVINSAERNQYTSIARQGDLSPFSTTSLSWETSKWPVKPEIIMEGGNLAQDATGFCTVMDDLSLLSTSHQHTERQFDIIYATSAAAAQASWLAAQIQTEYPGAWPETVRALLVHSANWPQPLFDRYVINNTKTEYANLIRIAGYGVPDMRKALSCSTNFLTLIAQQTIQPFDRHETESSRYRTKDMHLYELPWPKDALRSIPGETPVQLRITLSYFIEPGPGEIGWKDKYRYPSFGLRFDLKTPEENKDEFVRRLNVAAREEGETPETTSGSQRWLIGSRARDKGSIHSDIWRGTAAQISECNLVGIYPVIGWWRERAYLEKWNKTARYSLIISLETPQQEVDIYTPVAVSIGIPVQITT
- a CDS encoding ATP-binding protein, whose protein sequence is MATADQLKALIKSHFEQDAERFVTLAFQVAAHEARQGHSALARDIKSIIDKSKESSLRVIPFKKDVTELVTPESTNNRLADLIIEKPVKQKIERILKEYREQEKLKKHGLDHRRKILIAGPPGTGKTMTASIIASELHLPFYTIQMDKLVTKFMGETSSKLRQIFDTIKEHKGVYLFDEFDAIGAERTNDNEVGEMRRVLNSFLQFIEQDKSDSFVISATNNPASLDQALFRRFDDVLHYKLPSQEEAGRLIENQLGSFKGNFNISVLTQEVNGLSHSEITLACQDAIKETILSDKTKVTKPLLLACLRDRLSAYGKKSKE